The following coding sequences are from one Methanosarcina sp. WWM596 window:
- a CDS encoding IS110 family transposase codes for MVEVINKACGLDIHKLFFIATILSRSGEKQQQYFSRTPDEILAFKNWVISDKCDVVACESTSDFWVPIYDALIKHLPVIVGNARDMKAFTHKKTDKIDSEFIAQLALNNMIQPSRVFPKNHRTFRSCIRLRHNLVQKRTDIKNEAHAILAPEMFNLKNVLTDIFGKSGRAILSGICSGKSVDQIIASLSPNVRKKSDQIRETLDREISQGAAFRLQICLDIIKHLDNEIKILEKEIFNYAYKNHKQEMEILMSVPGIGELGAATLIAEIGDFKDFSSGDKLASWLGIVPNVYQSADKYHNGRITKRGSKEARWILTQIAQAAARTKNSRLKEFFNRKKKSIGHSKAIIALARKIATIIWHLITNEEMYEDETGYKKGEIQKRKIVETEIFSVDERIKIMSEIYVIARNEEREST; via the coding sequence TTGGTTGAAGTCATTAACAAAGCTTGTGGTTTAGACATTCACAAACTCTTTTTCATTGCTACAATCCTCAGTAGATCTGGTGAAAAACAGCAACAATATTTCTCTAGAACCCCTGACGAAATTTTAGCTTTTAAAAACTGGGTTATATCAGATAAATGTGACGTTGTTGCCTGTGAATCAACGAGTGACTTTTGGGTTCCGATTTATGATGCGTTGATAAAACATCTACCTGTTATAGTTGGAAATGCCCGAGATATGAAGGCGTTTACACACAAAAAAACAGATAAGATCGATTCCGAATTCATCGCACAACTTGCATTGAATAATATGATTCAACCATCAAGAGTTTTCCCAAAAAACCATAGAACATTTCGTTCATGTATCCGGCTTCGCCATAACCTTGTACAAAAAAGAACAGATATAAAAAATGAAGCTCACGCCATACTCGCACCTGAAATGTTTAATCTGAAGAATGTGCTAACAGATATTTTTGGTAAGAGTGGTAGAGCAATTCTATCAGGAATTTGTTCAGGTAAAAGCGTTGACCAGATTATAGCAAGCCTTTCCCCAAATGTTCGTAAAAAAAGTGATCAGATAAGGGAAACTCTGGACAGAGAAATCTCTCAAGGTGCTGCATTCAGGCTTCAGATCTGTCTGGATATCATAAAGCATCTTGACAATGAAATCAAAATTTTGGAAAAAGAAATATTCAATTATGCTTATAAAAATCATAAGCAAGAAATGGAAATTTTAATGTCTGTTCCAGGAATAGGAGAACTTGGAGCGGCAACTCTTATTGCTGAAATAGGCGATTTCAAAGATTTTTCTTCAGGGGATAAGCTTGCTTCATGGCTTGGCATAGTTCCGAATGTGTACCAATCAGCGGATAAATACCATAACGGAAGAATCACTAAGAGAGGATCTAAGGAAGCAAGGTGGATTCTAACACAGATTGCTCAGGCAGCAGCAAGAACAAAAAATAGCAGGTTAAAAGAGTTTTTCAACAGAAAAAAGAAGTCGATTGGGCATTCAAAGGCAATTATTGCCCTGGCAAGAAAAATTGCAACAATTATATGGCATCTGATCACAAACGAGGAGATGTATGAAGATGAAACTGGATATAAAAAGGGGGAAATTCAAAAGAGAAAGATAGTGGAGACTGAGATATTCTCAGTTGATGAAAGGATCAAAATAATGAGTGAAATATATGTAATTGCGAGAAATGAAGAAAGAGAGAGTACGTGA
- a CDS encoding sulfite exporter TauE/SafE family protein, translating to MTPTDPFYFGILVLTGAFTGIISGLLGVGGGFIMSPIQYWLLQETGIEPDLAIRAALGTSLFVILINAIFVTLKYHRKQSVLWKQATIMGVSGLIASFMGAAVASYLPASTLSTIFGVVIILGALKTYTTPAVKERNEISSNPVSYIFAGILIGFFSGLLGIGGGVIGIPIMLVFLHFDMRKAVGTSAAIMIFTSFGGSVGYIINGWGQAGLPPYSLGYINLLNWILLVVPGFLAARKGADVAHLVNPEYLKHFFVFLMIYVGLEMVGVI from the coding sequence ATGACTCCTACAGACCCCTTTTATTTTGGTATCCTCGTTCTCACAGGTGCTTTTACGGGCATTATCTCAGGTCTGCTGGGTGTGGGAGGAGGCTTTATTATGTCTCCTATCCAGTACTGGCTTTTACAGGAAACCGGAATAGAGCCAGACCTGGCTATAAGGGCAGCTCTCGGGACAAGCCTCTTCGTGATCCTGATAAACGCCATATTTGTTACCCTAAAGTATCATAGAAAGCAATCAGTTCTCTGGAAACAGGCTACTATTATGGGAGTCTCCGGATTAATTGCCAGTTTCATGGGAGCAGCAGTAGCTTCTTACCTGCCTGCCTCTACTCTGAGCACAATTTTCGGGGTCGTTATCATACTGGGAGCTCTGAAAACTTATACCACGCCGGCTGTAAAGGAAAGGAATGAAATTAGCTCCAATCCGGTATCTTATATTTTTGCCGGTATCCTCATAGGCTTTTTTTCAGGGCTTCTTGGAATCGGGGGAGGAGTAATTGGAATTCCAATTATGCTTGTGTTTCTGCACTTTGATATGAGGAAAGCCGTCGGAACTTCGGCTGCAATAATGATCTTTACCTCTTTTGGAGGGTCAGTCGGATACATAATCAACGGCTGGGGACAAGCCGGGCTTCCTCCATATTCTCTTGGATATATCAATCTCCTTAACTGGATTTTGCTTGTAGTTCCCGGGTTCCTTGCAGCAAGAAAAGGAGCAGATGTTGCCCATCTGGTAAACCCGGAATATTTAAAACATTTTTTCGTATTTCTGATGATCTACGTAGGGTTGGAAATGGTAGGAGTTATTTGA
- a CDS encoding ABC transporter permease, whose product MYELKIALRQVLSRKKQTYFAILAVALAVAVITVMMAMLSGFQDELVTSSIENNPHIVISSQDEKEEFIHLYRYTSARIAEKEGVIAVSPKYMGQAALEYRNNAEGASLQGVDPMAEENVMRVSKDVVEGDLMTLVHTRYGILLGDKLAENLEVHVGDRVDAVFPDSKTTSFKVVGLIHTGTAADEVTAYARLDSVQDFFNEPGVVSTIGVRVTDPYKADVIAASIEGETGLDAVSWSEANAEILGLLDTQMVFVNIFYILIYGIAGFGIANTLITIVAQRTREIGILKAMGASQKSIMIVFLFQSLVLGAIGLVLGTVLGYIATVALQSYKIEVPQEMYFGLQTLPLEVKPLNFVYAAFFAFIVNIISGIYPARKAAKLDPVTAIEST is encoded by the coding sequence ATGTATGAACTGAAAATCGCTTTGAGGCAGGTATTATCCAGAAAAAAACAGACTTATTTTGCCATACTTGCTGTTGCTCTGGCTGTCGCCGTGATCACGGTAATGATGGCAATGCTTTCGGGTTTTCAGGATGAGCTTGTAACCTCAAGCATAGAAAATAATCCCCATATTGTTATTAGTTCTCAAGATGAAAAGGAAGAGTTCATCCATCTTTACAGGTATACATCGGCCCGAATTGCTGAAAAAGAAGGAGTTATAGCCGTATCCCCTAAATACATGGGTCAGGCAGCGCTGGAATACAGGAACAATGCCGAAGGGGCTTCTCTACAGGGAGTTGACCCTATGGCTGAAGAAAATGTCATGAGAGTGAGTAAGGACGTTGTAGAGGGGGACCTTATGACCCTTGTACACACAAGGTACGGGATTCTGCTCGGGGATAAGCTTGCGGAAAATCTGGAGGTCCATGTTGGAGACAGGGTGGATGCCGTTTTCCCTGACTCGAAAACAACTTCTTTTAAGGTCGTGGGGCTGATCCACACCGGCACTGCTGCGGACGAGGTAACAGCCTACGCAAGGCTGGACTCAGTGCAGGACTTTTTTAACGAACCCGGAGTTGTGAGCACCATCGGTGTCCGGGTTACAGACCCCTACAAGGCAGACGTCATTGCCGCTTCGATTGAAGGAGAAACCGGGCTTGATGCCGTAAGCTGGAGCGAAGCAAATGCCGAAATCCTCGGCCTCCTTGATACCCAGATGGTCTTTGTAAATATTTTTTACATTCTTATCTACGGGATTGCCGGGTTCGGGATCGCAAATACCCTTATCACCATCGTTGCCCAGAGGACCAGGGAAATCGGCATTCTGAAAGCGATGGGGGCTTCTCAAAAAAGCATAATGATTGTTTTTCTTTTCCAATCCCTGGTACTCGGAGCCATAGGTCTGGTTCTGGGAACTGTTCTCGGTTACATTGCAACCGTTGCCCTGCAGAGCTATAAAATCGAAGTTCCTCAGGAAATGTATTTCGGGCTTCAGACCCTGCCTCTTGAGGTAAAGCCCCTTAATTTTGTATATGCTGCTTTTTTTGCTTTCATAGTCAATATCATCTCGGGAATCTACCCCGCAAGGAAAGCTGCAAAACTCGACCCTGTAACAGCTATTGAAAGCACCTGA
- a CDS encoding NUDIX domain-containing protein yields MQEISGEYNPFKGVTRIPSAYDNRRGSVIVDTDKGVLLVSSSGSYYRLPGGKPKRGEASIQAAIRELREETGLRAYEVKYLFKFHASKIFWIKAKGKPTPGNEIHHFAFFKPGKDMEVKVSDNTLKILKIYYELNSLS; encoded by the coding sequence ATGCAGGAAATATCCGGGGAATATAATCCATTCAAGGGGGTGACACGTATTCCCAGCGCATATGATAATCGAAGAGGTTCGGTAATAGTTGACACTGATAAAGGAGTTTTACTTGTAAGCAGTTCGGGAAGTTACTATCGGCTTCCCGGAGGAAAACCGAAACGAGGGGAAGCAAGTATCCAGGCAGCGATCAGGGAACTGAGGGAAGAAACGGGGCTGCGGGCGTATGAGGTGAAATATTTGTTTAAATTTCACGCGTCCAAGATTTTCTGGATCAAGGCGAAGGGAAAGCCGACACCGGGGAATGAGATCCATCATTTTGCATTTTTCAAGCCGGGCAAGGATATGGAAGTAAAGGTTTCTGACAACACACTAAAAATATTGAAGATTTATTATGAATTGAATTCATTAAGTTGA
- the pepD gene encoding beta-Ala-His dipeptidase, whose translation MHPKTRQILEIFEEINKIPRCSKHEERLALWLQEWAGTSGFEAKTDSVNNVLIKVPATSGYENSPVFVLQGHMDMVCEKSKGSSHDFSRDPIRCVYDGDWLRGDGTSIGADNGIALAIGLVLAEAGKKGEIGHPPLELLFTVDEETGLTGANGLEKGFFEGRILLNLDSEDEGVFIVGCAGGKNTRVTLPVDWELFDYGKKGGFGLFRLSVEGLEGGHSGVEIHRQRANGIQLLARLLAGLREKIGAENLRLVFLSGGSVHNAIPNRAEAFIALNRSKGWQAEDFVSGFLQTLREEYAKSDPEIVLDLKEVENRILFETSEGKVTRKEVPSDRVFSAGTEERLLELLLGFPHGVYRLSDRIPGLVETSNNLAIVRTGETGINILSSQRSSVMSRLVEISGKVEAVAKLAGARVEHEAGYPAWEPDLESVLLSKCRQVYLWTFEKEPEIEVVHAGLECGVIGSKCESMEMISLGPTIKEPHSPAERIFIPSIEKVWIFLENLLKSYR comes from the coding sequence ATGCACCCAAAAACCCGGCAAATCCTTGAAATTTTCGAGGAAATCAATAAAATCCCGCGCTGTTCGAAACATGAAGAAAGGCTTGCCCTCTGGCTTCAGGAATGGGCAGGAACCAGCGGCTTTGAGGCAAAAACCGATTCAGTAAACAATGTCCTCATCAAGGTCCCGGCTACTTCCGGGTATGAGAATTCTCCTGTTTTTGTGCTGCAGGGGCACATGGACATGGTCTGCGAGAAGAGTAAGGGCTCCAGCCATGACTTTTCCAGGGACCCTATCAGATGTGTGTATGACGGGGACTGGTTGAGGGGAGATGGGACCTCAATCGGAGCGGACAACGGGATTGCACTTGCAATCGGGCTCGTGCTGGCAGAAGCTGGAAAAAAAGGAGAAATCGGGCACCCACCTCTTGAACTGCTCTTTACGGTTGATGAGGAAACCGGGCTGACAGGAGCAAACGGACTTGAAAAAGGTTTCTTTGAAGGCAGAATTCTGCTGAATCTGGATTCGGAAGATGAAGGAGTATTTATCGTCGGGTGTGCAGGGGGAAAGAATACGCGGGTTACCCTGCCTGTAGATTGGGAGCTTTTTGACTATGGGAAAAAAGGTGGCTTCGGGCTCTTTAGGCTCTCGGTTGAGGGACTTGAAGGAGGACATTCGGGGGTCGAGATACACAGGCAGAGGGCAAATGGAATCCAGTTGCTCGCCAGGTTGCTGGCAGGCTTGAGGGAGAAAATCGGAGCAGAAAACCTCAGGCTTGTCTTTTTAAGTGGTGGCAGTGTCCACAATGCGATTCCAAACCGTGCAGAGGCGTTTATTGCACTGAACAGGAGTAAAGGGTGGCAGGCAGAAGATTTTGTTTCCGGGTTTCTGCAAACACTCAGGGAAGAATATGCAAAATCAGATCCTGAAATTGTCCTTGATCTTAAAGAAGTTGAGAACAGGATTCTCTTTGAGACCTCCGAAGGTAAAGTCACCAGAAAAGAAGTGCCTTCAGATCGGGTCTTTTCGGCAGGGACGGAAGAGAGGCTTCTCGAGCTGCTCCTCGGATTTCCCCACGGGGTCTACAGGCTATCGGACAGGATCCCGGGACTTGTGGAGACTTCAAATAACCTTGCAATCGTGCGGACCGGGGAAACCGGGATAAATATCCTCTCAAGCCAGCGCAGTTCTGTCATGTCCAGGCTGGTTGAAATTTCCGGGAAAGTGGAAGCTGTGGCAAAGCTCGCCGGAGCCAGGGTCGAACACGAAGCCGGGTACCCTGCCTGGGAGCCTGACCTTGAATCAGTGCTGCTTTCGAAATGCAGGCAGGTTTACCTCTGGACCTTCGAAAAAGAGCCTGAGATTGAGGTCGTGCACGCCGGGCTAGAATGTGGGGTAATTGGCTCGAAATGTGAAAGCATGGAGATGATCTCTCTTGGGCCAACTATCAAAGAGCCTCATTCTCCGGCAGAAAGGATCTTTATCCCCTCGATTGAAAAAGTCTGGATTTTTCTGGAAAACCTGCTGAAGAGTTATCGCTGA
- a CDS encoding CPBP family intramembrane glutamic endopeptidase produces the protein MNALRKPWPTSLVIFTIWVIIVVGVGLLQVEGQPTQLEKLIKSRIALGVLVAVIFLPGVITYLKWWTQVGLKNPDNLQDLRLLLPPALALLILLLIFLSTGLPPTRMLMLVIINTLMVGISEELMFRGILFHGASSSFGTWRAVWITAILFGSVHILNGLITGDFRASEVQALFAGMFGVWTAVLRARLDTIIPLIVIHWLWDCLIFLTGSSGGVVFSLALVLFIYGLWLLRKYRHGKVNLQGNRFQFDQR, from the coding sequence ATGAACGCATTACGAAAACCCTGGCCTACTTCACTGGTAATATTTACAATCTGGGTGATTATCGTAGTGGGAGTAGGGTTGTTGCAGGTTGAGGGGCAGCCCACGCAACTTGAGAAATTGATTAAAAGCCGGATCGCCTTAGGGGTGCTGGTTGCAGTGATCTTTTTGCCCGGGGTTATTACCTATTTGAAATGGTGGACTCAGGTCGGGTTGAAAAACCCGGATAATTTACAGGATTTGCGTTTGTTGTTGCCACCGGCCCTGGCACTTCTAATCCTGCTGCTGATTTTTCTATCTACAGGCCTGCCGCCAACCCGGATGCTTATGCTTGTGATCATCAATACCCTGATGGTAGGCATCAGCGAGGAGTTGATGTTTCGGGGTATATTGTTCCACGGGGCTTCGTCATCATTCGGGACCTGGCGGGCAGTGTGGATCACAGCGATTCTTTTCGGTTCGGTCCATATATTAAACGGCTTAATCACCGGAGACTTCAGAGCGAGCGAAGTTCAGGCTCTTTTTGCAGGTATGTTTGGGGTCTGGACAGCGGTTTTGCGGGCCCGCCTCGATACGATTATTCCTTTAATCGTCATCCATTGGCTATGGGATTGCCTGATATTTCTGACAGGCTCGTCCGGTGGGGTTGTTTTTTCCCTTGCTCTGGTACTATTCATTTACGGTCTCTGGTTATTGCGAAAATACCGGCACGGCAAAGTCAACCTGCAGGGGAATCGGTTTCAATTTGATCAGCGATAA
- a CDS encoding HAD family phosphatase, with protein MSEILTLWNETSAKKTIIDYVNSITNPESANFVPETERIAILDNDGTMWVEKPVYVQVFFIIDRLKQMAEADPTLLSQPHFKAAAMGDFTYFSRLDPHAGGDVKKLMKIVFDSHAGMSQDDFMLMAKEFLDTAKHPRFGMLYRDLTYKPMVELVHYLGDNGVKVFLASGGGMSFIRTVSEEIYKIPRERVIGSNVAFETRMTDEGPVVFRRRGLVDPIDDGAGKPVNIELHIGRKPILAAGNSDGDLHMLWLAQKSGYRSLSLLLRHDDAEREYAYNGGSEKALQMAKERGWIMVSMKDDWKAVFKD; from the coding sequence ATGTCCGAAATTCTTACGTTATGGAATGAAACATCAGCTAAGAAAACAATCATTGATTACGTAAACTCCATCACAAATCCTGAAAGCGCTAATTTTGTGCCAGAGACCGAGCGAATTGCCATCCTAGACAACGATGGAACCATGTGGGTTGAGAAGCCAGTCTATGTTCAGGTTTTCTTTATCATAGACCGGCTGAAACAGATGGCAGAGGCAGACCCTACGCTCCTGAGCCAGCCACACTTTAAGGCAGCGGCAATGGGTGACTTTACCTACTTTTCCAGGCTTGATCCCCACGCTGGCGGCGATGTTAAAAAGCTGATGAAGATCGTCTTTGATTCTCACGCCGGCATGTCTCAGGACGATTTCATGCTTATGGCAAAAGAGTTCCTTGATACTGCCAAACATCCCCGTTTTGGCATGCTGTACAGGGACCTGACATATAAGCCGATGGTTGAGCTTGTGCACTACCTTGGCGATAACGGCGTTAAGGTCTTCCTGGCGTCCGGCGGTGGCATGAGTTTTATACGTACGGTCTCGGAGGAGATCTATAAGATCCCCAGGGAGCGGGTTATCGGCAGCAACGTTGCATTTGAAACCCGGATGACTGATGAAGGGCCAGTGGTTTTCCGCAGGAGAGGTCTGGTCGATCCCATCGACGACGGAGCAGGCAAGCCGGTCAATATCGAGCTGCATATAGGCCGCAAGCCCATCCTGGCCGCCGGCAATTCGGATGGGGATCTGCATATGCTGTGGCTGGCACAGAAAAGTGGTTATCGCTCTCTATCGTTGCTGCTCCGCCATGATGATGCAGAGCGCGAGTACGCCTACAACGGGGGAAGCGAGAAGGCGCTGCAGATGGCAAAGGAACGTGGCTGGATCATGGTCAGCATGAAGGATGATTGGAAAGCCGTCTTCAAGGACTGA
- a CDS encoding arylsulfatase, with the protein MAEKKPNILVIWGDDIGLSNLSCYSDGLMGYRTPNIDRIANEGIRFTDSYGEQSCTAGRASFITGQSAFRTGMSKVGMPGAKVGIRSEDPTIAELLKPLGYATGQFGKNHLGDRDEHLPTNHGFDEFYGNLYHLNAEEEPENRDYPPKEDFPNFRKNYGPRGVIHSYADGRIEDTGPLTRKRMETIDLEFLEAATDFIKHQHETGKPFFVWFNTTWMHFRVHVPDRIRGQSGRWQSEYHDAMIEHDRHVGLLLNLLDELGITENTIVIYSTDNGPHMNTWPDAAMTPFRNEKNSCWEGAFRVPELVRWPGEIPAGTISNEIVSHLDWLPTLLAAAGEPDIKEKLKNSHKAGDKTFKVQLDGYNLLPYLTGKEKKSPRIGFFYFSDDGDLVALRYDNWKMVFMEQRAIGTLQVWAEPFVSLRIPKIFNLRTDPYERADQTSNTYYDWMLDHAFLLVPAQGVVGEFLATFKEFPPRQKAASFTVDQVMDKLLQGIGST; encoded by the coding sequence ATGGCAGAAAAGAAACCGAATATACTGGTCATCTGGGGAGATGACATTGGCCTTAGCAACCTCAGTTGCTACAGCGACGGCTTGATGGGCTACAGAACACCAAACATTGACCGGATCGCTAACGAAGGTATAAGGTTTACAGACTCTTATGGAGAGCAGAGCTGCACAGCCGGCAGGGCATCTTTTATCACGGGGCAGAGCGCCTTCCGAACCGGGATGAGCAAGGTAGGCATGCCTGGGGCTAAGGTGGGAATCAGGTCAGAGGATCCAACAATAGCCGAACTGCTGAAACCACTGGGTTATGCTACGGGCCAGTTTGGAAAGAACCATCTTGGCGACCGGGATGAACACCTGCCCACAAACCACGGTTTTGACGAGTTCTACGGCAACCTCTATCACCTTAATGCTGAGGAAGAACCGGAAAACCGCGACTATCCACCGAAAGAGGACTTTCCCAATTTCCGGAAAAACTATGGTCCAAGGGGTGTAATTCACAGCTACGCCGACGGCCGCATAGAGGACACAGGCCCGCTGACCAGGAAACGCATGGAGACCATAGATCTGGAGTTTCTCGAAGCGGCTACCGATTTTATCAAACATCAGCATGAGACCGGCAAGCCTTTCTTCGTCTGGTTCAACACCACCTGGATGCACTTCAGAGTCCATGTTCCTGACAGGATAAGAGGACAGTCGGGACGCTGGCAGTCGGAGTACCACGATGCTATGATCGAGCACGACCGGCATGTGGGATTGCTTCTGAATTTGCTGGACGAACTTGGAATTACAGAAAACACAATTGTCATCTACAGCACGGACAACGGCCCCCATATGAATACCTGGCCCGATGCAGCCATGACTCCGTTCCGCAACGAGAAAAACTCCTGCTGGGAAGGAGCTTTCCGTGTTCCTGAGTTAGTGCGCTGGCCTGGCGAGATCCCGGCAGGCACAATTTCTAACGAAATAGTAAGCCACCTTGACTGGCTGCCCACTTTGCTTGCAGCAGCCGGAGAGCCGGATATTAAGGAAAAGCTCAAAAACAGTCACAAGGCAGGAGACAAAACTTTCAAGGTGCAGCTTGATGGCTATAACCTTCTTCCCTACCTGACCGGAAAAGAGAAGAAATCCCCCCGGATTGGGTTCTTTTACTTCTCCGACGACGGAGACCTGGTAGCTCTAAGGTACGACAACTGGAAAATGGTCTTTATGGAGCAGCGCGCTATCGGTACATTACAGGTCTGGGCTGAACCTTTCGTCTCTCTACGCATACCAAAAATATTCAACCTGCGTACCGATCCTTATGAAAGGGCTGATCAGACCTCAAACACCTACTACGATTGGATGCTGGACCACGCCTTCCTGCTGGTGCCTGCCCAGGGTGTAGTGGGAGAATTTCTGGCAACGTTTAAAGAGTTTCCTCCGCGCCAGAAAGCAGCAAGTTTTACCGTCGATCAGGTGATGGATAAGCTTTTACAGGGAATCGGAAGCACTTGA
- a CDS encoding anaerobic sulfatase maturase, translating to MTQHNLPPRIHVLAKPTGAICNLACSYCFFLDKELLYPGSRFRMSDEVLENYIRQLIEAHRIPQVTVAWQGGEPTLMGIDFYRRAIELQEKYKKPGMTFENTMQTNGTLLNDEWCRFFKENNFLIGISIDGPRELHDAYRVDKKGNGSFDRVMGGLRLLQKHGVEYNVLTTVNRANADHPLEVYHFLRDEAKTDWIQFIPVVERINEGGHTLYQKGDKVSDRSVKPEQFGSFLSRIFDEWVRNDVGRVFVQTFEASARRWLGLPSGMCVFEETCGIGLALEHNGDLYSCDHFVEPDYLLGNIMEKEIVELATSEKQYRFGQDKRETLPQACRECEVLFACQGECPKNRFLTTRDGEQGLNYLCEGWKAFFRHIDFPMQIMAGLIRRGYPAPEVMRVLALEDAFARAGRNDPCPCGSGLKFKRCHGLKKNGPERKDRKQIKHRAQLKS from the coding sequence ATGACGCAACACAATCTACCTCCCAGAATCCATGTGCTGGCCAAGCCTACCGGGGCAATCTGCAACCTGGCTTGCTCCTACTGCTTCTTTTTGGACAAGGAACTGCTTTATCCCGGCAGCAGATTTCGCATGTCAGACGAAGTGCTGGAGAACTACATCCGGCAGCTTATCGAAGCTCACCGGATCCCGCAGGTGACTGTTGCCTGGCAGGGGGGGGAACCTACCCTGATGGGAATCGACTTTTATCGGCGCGCCATCGAACTGCAGGAAAAGTACAAAAAACCGGGAATGACGTTTGAAAATACGATGCAGACCAACGGCACGCTTTTGAACGATGAATGGTGCCGGTTCTTTAAGGAAAACAACTTTCTCATCGGGATCAGCATCGATGGCCCCCGTGAACTGCACGACGCTTACCGGGTGGATAAAAAGGGGAATGGAAGCTTCGACCGGGTAATGGGGGGACTGCGCCTCCTGCAAAAACACGGCGTGGAATATAACGTCCTGACAACAGTAAACAGGGCCAATGCCGATCATCCGCTGGAAGTTTATCACTTCCTTCGGGATGAAGCAAAGACAGACTGGATTCAGTTTATTCCGGTTGTAGAGAGGATCAATGAGGGGGGTCATACCCTTTACCAGAAGGGAGACAAGGTCTCGGACCGTTCGGTGAAACCAGAACAGTTTGGAAGTTTCCTGAGCCGCATTTTCGACGAGTGGGTAAGAAATGATGTGGGGAGGGTATTCGTGCAGACCTTTGAGGCTTCTGCGCGCAGATGGCTGGGTCTGCCTTCTGGAATGTGTGTTTTTGAGGAAACATGCGGCATAGGGCTTGCTCTGGAGCATAATGGGGACCTCTACTCATGCGACCATTTTGTGGAGCCGGACTACCTTCTGGGCAATATCATGGAAAAAGAGATCGTAGAGCTTGCCACTTCGGAAAAACAGTACAGGTTCGGGCAGGACAAACGCGAAACTCTCCCGCAGGCATGCCGGGAATGTGAGGTACTCTTCGCCTGCCAGGGAGAATGCCCTAAAAACCGCTTCCTGACAACCAGAGACGGGGAACAGGGACTGAACTACCTCTGTGAAGGCTGGAAAGCTTTCTTCCGGCACATAGACTTTCCGATGCAGATCATGGCGGGCCTGATACGCAGGGGCTATCCGGCACCAGAGGTGATGCGGGTCCTGGCTCTGGAAGATGCTTTTGCAAGGGCCGGACGAAACGACCCCTGTCCCTGCGGCAGCGGGCTCAAGTTCAAACGCTGTCACGGTCTCAAGAAAAACGGACCTGAAAGGAAGGACCGGAAGCAGATAAAACACAGGGCTCAACTTAAGTCTTGA